CGCACCGTCCTCGGATGCGCAATCGGCGCTGCTCGGCCGCATGAACCGCCTCTATGGCATCGCGCGCCGCGTCGATCCGATCGACGGCGACCGCGGCGATTTCGGCTTCATCATCGACTGACACGAACGGTTTGGGGACCGGGGCAAGACAGGGGCAGGAGGGGACCAGGCGATGACGAAGACATCGGATCGACGCCGCAATTTGCGCATCGCGCTCGCATTGACGGGGCTCTCCGTCATGCTGGGCGCGTGCAACACCACGGGTGACGTCGTCACCACCCAGACGGTGCCGACCGACTACCGTATGCGCCATCCGATCGCGGTGCAGGAAGGCAAGCGCTCGATCGTGATCTTCGTCGGCAAGGCGCGCGGCGGCCTCTCGCCCGCGCAAGCGGCGGACGTGATGGGCATCGCCCGGGACTGGCTGCGCGAAGGCACCGGCTCCGTCGTCGTCGACGTGCCCGTCGACACCGCCAATTCGCGCGCGGCGGCGGCGACCTATCGCGAGATCCGCGCCGTGCTCGGCAGCGGCGGCGTGCCCTCGCGCGTCATCGTCCAGCATTCCTATCGCCCCGAAGATCCCGGCCTGCTGCCGACCATTCGGCTGAGCTATTCCAAGATCACCGCGGTCGCCGGCCCCTGCGGGCTGTGGCCCGAGGACGTGGGCCCGTCGATCCTCGACCCCGGCTACAACGAGAACCGGCCCTACTTCAATCTCGGCTGCGCCACCCAGCGCAATCTTGCCGCGATGATCGACAACCCCGCCGACCTCGAGCAGCCGCGCGCCGAAACGCCGGCCTATACCGCGCGGCGCGATATCGCCTTCGACCGCTACCGCAAGGGCAATCCGACCACGACCACCTATCCCGAGGCTGACAAGGCCAAACTCAGCGAAACAGGCAAATGACGGGCATCGACGACGAAGGCGCGGACGATCCGCGACACCCCGAAGAGCACATTGCGCCGGTTCCGCGTATCTCGGTGCAGGCGTTTTGCGAGACCGAGCAGACGCTCGCCGCGGTGACCGCAGCCGGCCAGGACCGCCGTCTCGCCAAGGCGCATCTCACCGCGAAGAGCGGAGGTCTCGCTGCGGCGATCGAAGTCTATGACACGATGCCGACGCCGAACGTCATCGTGATCGAATCCGACGGCACGCGCGACATCCTCGAAGGGCTCGACGATCTCGCCGGCGTCTGCGATCCCGGCACGCGCGTGGTGGTGATCGGCAATCCCAACGACACCGCGCCCTATCGCGAGCTGGTGCGCCGCGGCGTCAACGACTACGTCGTCGGCCCGGTCGAGACCATCGACGTGGTGCGCTCGATCTGCAGCCTGTTCTCGGCCTCCGAAGCCATCATCACCGGCCGCATCATCGCGGTGGTCGGTGCCAAGGGCGGCGTCGGCGCGTCCACGGTCGCGCACAACGTGGCCTGGACCATCGCGCGCGACCTTTCGCTCGATTCCGTCGTGATCGATCTCGACCTCGCCTTCGGCACCGCCGGCCTCGACTACAACCAGGATCCGGCGCAGGGCATCGCCAACGCGGTGCTGTCGCCTGATAGGCCGGATACGGCGCTGATGGAGCGCCTGCTCGCCAAATGCACCGATCATCTCAGCCTGCTCGCTGCGCCTGCCACGCTCGATCGCGTCTATGATTTCGGCGCGGAGGCGTTCGATGCGATCTTCGACACGCTGCGCATGACCACGCCCTGCATCGTGCTCGACGTTCCGCATCAATGGTCGGCCTGGACCAAGCGGGCCCTCGTCAATGCCGACGACATCGTGATCGTGGCCGAGCCTGATCTCGCAAACCTGCGCAACACCAAGAACATGCTGTCGGTGCTCAAGGCGGCGCGGCCGAACGACCGTCCGCCGCTGTACTGCATCAACCAGGTCGGCATGCACAAGCGCGCCGAGATCGACGTCAAGTCCTTCGCCAAGACGATGGAGAGCCAGCCGCTGGCGGTGATCCCGTTCGATTCGAAGCTGTTCTCGGCGGCGGCCAACAACGGCCAGATGATCGCGGAGGTCTCCAAGAGCCACCGCACGAGCGAGCTGTTCCAGAGCATGGCCAACCGTCTCGCCGGGCGAGGCGAGGTGAAGAAGCCCAAGCGCTCGCTGCTCGGACCGCTGCTGAAGAAACTCAAGGGCAGGGCCGGACGCGGCTCGGCGCCGCATCGCAAGGCGTCGTAAGCGCGGAAGCGTTCTTCAAACCAACACAACCGAAGCGGCGGAGATTTACTTCTCCGCGCGCTGCTGCTGTTTCTTGGACAGCAACTGGCGCAGCGCCGTGACCTTGGCCGCCGCCTGATCCGGCGGCAGGTCGGCCTTCACGATGGTCTCGGCCTCGGCCTGCTTGCCTTCCAGTCCCAGCACCAGCGCCAGATTGGCGCGCACGCGGGGATTGGCGGAATCGCGCTGATAGGCGCGGCGCATGGTTTCCTCGGCCCGCGGCAGATTGTTCTGGAGCATGTACGACAGGCCGAGATTGGACAGCACTGACGGCTCGTCCGGCACGATCTTCAGCGCGGTCGCATAATATTGTTGCGCCTCCTCGTTGCGGCCGAGCTGATCGAGCACGGCGCCCTGGGCCGAGAGGATATGCCAGTCGGGATCCTCGGGCGTATGCGCGCGGCTCAGCACGTCGAAGGCCTGCTGGAAATTGCCGTTGTCGGCGAGCGCGCGGCCGTAGCCGGCGAGCAGCGCCTTGTTGCTGGGATGGAGCAGCACGGCCTGCTCCATCACCGCGACCGCCTGCGCACGTTGGCCCATCTCGCGCAGCGCCCGGCCATATTGGAGAGCAATATCGGGATCGCTGGGCTTGGCGCGATAGCGTTCGCGCAAGCCGTCCATGTCGGGCCTGGCATCCGCGTTGGCCGCGGGGTCCGGCTTGCTGCTGACGCCGAGCGCGCCGGTCACGTCCTCCAGGCTCGTGGTCTGGCAGCCACCGAGGGCCAGCACCGCGAGCGCGGGAAGCAGGAATCTCGCCGGGAAAGAGGCAAGGGACGAACGCTTGGACATACTCTGATCACCGCCGGCGGACTGATCAGAGATGCTTTGCCGATTAACGCTAAAGTCCGGTTAAGGACGGGCCTCTGTTGGGCCTAGTCGGTAAATTCCGCACCGAATTCGCAACCGATGCGCCAGCGCAGGCGGCACTGACGGGAATAATCGGGCGCAAAGATGATGGTGAATTGCGGCGGCACTTCCAGAAACTCGGCCACGACCTTCACGCCCCCGTCCGAGATATCCGTGATGGTGCAGTCCCGCGGCAGCGATCCCGCGCCAAAATGAATCTTGGCAAGCCGGCTGCACACCCGTCGTTCGCTTCTGCGGCGATTTGCAAGCATTTGAATTCTTCACCCGTTAGATCACGGCCCATCCCGCAGGCTCAGGAGTAGCGGACATTCGTTGGAATGTGCTGAGGAGAGCCGCTCGCATTCGAGGCGTAGTCGACGCTTAATGTCGTCGTCCGGTTTACCTGTCGTTAGGGCTTGCGGCGCCATCTCCCGCGTTCCCGTACTGTTCTTGTCAGAGCCGCCCGGCTCTGCTACCCCTAATTGTGCAAGAGGGCAGCATGGTTCAGCGGGTTTCGACAGTCGCCTTTGAGGGGATCGAGGCCCGTGCGGTCGACGTGCAGGTGCAGGTCGCCCCCGGCCTGCCCGCCTTCGCCATCGTCGGCCTTCCGGACAAGGCGGTGTCGGAGGCGCGCGAGCGGGTTCGCTCGGCGCTGATCGCCTCGGGCCTGGCCCTGCCGGCGCGGCGAATCACCGTCAATCTCGCGCCCGCCGACGTCCCGAAGGAGGGCAGCCATTACGACCTGCCGATCGCGCTCGGGTTGATGGCGGCGATCGGCGCGATCCCGCCGGACGCGCTGACCGGCTTCACCGTGCTCGGCGAGCTCGGCCTCGACGGCTCGATCGCGGCGGTGGCCGGCGTCCTGCCAGCCGCCTTCGGTGCCAATCTTCGCGAGGAAGGCTTGATCTGCCCGGCCTCTTGCGGCTCGGAAGCGGCGTGGGCGAGCCCGGACATCCAGATCATCGCCGCAAGCTCACTCATCCAGATCGCCAATCACTTCAAGGGCACGCAGGTGCTTTCGCGACCGGTGCCGAAGGTGCATGAGGCCGCCACCTCGCTGCTCGATTTGCGCGACATCAAGGGCCAGGAGAGCGCCAAGCGGGCGCTGGAGATCGCGGCCGCGGGAGGACATCATCTGCTGATGATCGGCGCGCCCGGTGCCGGCAAATCGATGCTGGCGGCACGGCTGCCTTCAATCCTGCCGCCGCTGTCGCCGGGCGAATTGCTCGAGGTCTCGATGATCGCCTCCGTCGCCGGCGAGATCGAGGGCGGCGCACTGACGTCGCGGCGGCCGTTTCGTTCGCCGCATCACTCCGCCAGCATGGCCGCGCTCACCGGCGGCGGCGCACGTGCAAAACCCGGCGAGATCTCGCTGGCGCATCAGGGCGTGCTGTTCCTCGACGAGCTGCCCGAGTTCGATCCGCGCGTGCTGGATTCGCTGCGCCAGCCGCTGGAGAACGGCGAGGTCTCGGTGTCGCGCGCCAATCACCGCGTCACCTACCCTGCCCGCTTCATGCTGGTTGCGGCGATGAATCCCTGTCGCTGCGGCAACGCGTTCGAGCCCGGCTATGCCTGCAAGCGCGGCCGCGTCGACCGCTGCACCGGCGACTACCAGGCGCGCATCTCCGGACCGCTGATGGACCGCATCGATCTGCGCATCGAAGTGCCGGCCGTCACCGCCGCCGATCTGATCCTGCCGCCGCCGGCAGAAGGCTCGGCCGAAGTCGCCGCACGCGTCGCATCCGCGCGCGACATCCAGCTCGCGCGCTACGCGGCTGCGGGCCTGCCGCAAATCCGCACCAATGCGGAGGCGCCGGCCGCGGCGCTCGAGGACATCGCCAGGCCCGACGCGCAGGGACAAAAGCTGCTGCGCGATGCCGCCGAGACCATGCGGTTGTCGGCGCGCGGCTATCACCGGGTGCTGCGGGTGGCGCGCACGCTCGCCGATCTCGATGGCGCCGAGAAAATCGGCCGGCTGCATCTCGCCGAAGCGCTGTCCTACCGCGCACTCGCGGAGGATGTACGCCAGCTGGCGTGATCATCCCACGCGTCAACCCTGCGGTAACGAGTTTCCTTTACGCTCTGCAAACCATAAGGCCCACAAGTTCCAGTCCGGCCTCTGGCGTGTTCTTGGCGAGTAGAGTGTCATGTTGCGTTTCAAGATCCTGGCCTCAGTGGTTCCCCTGTTGGCGGCTGCGGTGTTCGCCCGCAATGAGATCGGATCGGTCTCGCATCCCTGCATCGCCCTCGGCGACACCTCGGTCGAGCTGACATCCCTGTTCTGGAAAGCCGGCGTCCATGTCGCCTTCACCGACGATCTGTCGCGGGCCACGGTGCGGGTCCAGATCACCGACGATGCGAACGCCGCGGACTTCGCGGTCGTGGACGATGGCCTCGGCTCCGAGACCGAGTCCTGCCAGCCCAATCCGGCGATGCGCCTCGTCACGATTGCCGCGCAGCCGGTCGATGGCGGCCCGGTGATCTATCTATCCACCGACGGCCCGGCCGATTACCGCATCTATGTGCGCTCGAAGACGTTCTCGCAGCAGGAGGCCGCGGCCCTGATCGTCGGCGCTCATGGCGGCCACCCGCTGCCCCTCCAGGCCGCCTCGCTCTGAAACATTAAGACCTCGTCAACCCTGTTTCGAGGCCGCCCCAAAGCCTCAAGCTGTTCGCAAGGTCGGCAAGACATCGTCGCGCACGGCGGTGGCGGGTTTCGGACGAGAGTCGGGGTCGGTGGCAATGGGTCGGACGTTCCGGATCAAGGTGCGCATGCGCCGCTTCAGGCGACAGCACCCCAGGATTGCCTTCGCGATCCGCTCCTTCATGATCTTCTCTGCGACGTTCGGCGGCGCCTATGGTTTCGTCACCGGCAGCCGCTCGGAAAATTCCGGCTACGACCCCAACACCTTTGCGATCGGCGCGAGCTTCCTGTTCGCGTTGGCCTGCCTTGGCCTCGCCACGCTCAGCATGCGGCTGCGCTTCGTCAACAAGCGGATGAAGAAGCTCGCCGCGCACAACGAGGCGCTGATCGACCGCAATTGGGAGCTGAAGGAAGCCGAAGAGCGCGCCCGCAGCCTGTTCGAATCGCAGGGTGATCTGATCGTGCTGCGCGACCATCAGGGCCGCATCACCTTCGCCAACGACGCCTATTGCGCACTGGCCGGGCAGGCGCGCAGTGCGCTGGTCGGCACGCGGTTCGATTTCGACGTGCTGGAGCAGGGCGACAGCGCCCGCGAGAGCAACGGCACGCGCATTCACGACCAGAAGATCACCACCCCGCTCGGCGCGCGCTGGATCGCCTGGCGCGAAGGTTTCGTGCGGCTCGATGCCGGCCAACCGGCCGAACTGCAGAGCGTCGGGCGCGACGTCACCGACCGCACCGAGACCGAGCGCGCGCTGTCCGATGCCCGCGACCAGGCCGACGCCGCCAACCGCGCCAAATCGCGCTTCCTCGCGATGGCCTCGCACGAGATCCGCACCCCGCTGAACGGCATCATCGGCATGGGCGGCCTCCTGCTCGACACCACGCTGACGCCGGAGCAGACCACGTACGCAAGGGCCGTGAAAACCTCGGGCGAAGCGCTGATGGCGCTGATCGAGGAGCTGCTCGACTACTCCAAGATCGAAGCCGGCAAGCTCGATCTCGACCAACGCCCCTTTGCGCTCTCGACCCTGATCGAGGAGGTCACCGAGCTGCTGGCGCCGCGCGCACAGGCCAAGCAGCTCGAGATCGCGGCTTATGTCGACGAGCGGTTGCCCCTTGAAGTCACCGGCGATGCCGCGCGGCTGCGCCAGGTGCTGCTCAACCTCGCCGGCAACGCCATCAAATTCACCGCATCGGGCGGCGTCGCGCTGATCGTCGAGCCCGGCATCTGGCCGAACGAGATCAGCTTCCTGGTTCGCGACACCGGCATCGGGATCGCGCCCGAAGCGCAGTCGCGCATCTTCCGCGAATTCGAGCAGGCCGACGACCGCGTCGCCCGCACCTATGGCGGCACGGGCCTTGGCCTCGCCATCAGCGAACGCATCGTCAAGCGCATGGGCGGCCGCATCACGCTGGAGAGTGCGCCCGGCAAGGGCTCGACCTTCGAGGTCGCAATTCCCCTCACGCTCGCGCAGGGCGAGGCCGGGCAAACGACTTTCCCGAGTCCCGATCTCGCCGGCAAGTCGATCCTGCTGGTGGCCGAAGGCATCGAAGCATCTCTCATCGCACGGCGGCTGGAACGCTGGGGCGGCCAGACCTGCCTGGTCGCAGACGCGGCCGTCGCCGAAGCGTTGCTGCCGGAGCGCTCGTGGCATGCGGTGCTGCTCGATCGCGCGCTCGGCCCCGTCGTCACCGATCGCCTCGGCGCAGCCGCCCGCGCCCACGCGACGCAACGGCTCGTGCTGCTGACACCGAGCTCGCGCCATGAAAAGCTGTCGCCTGATTTCACCGGCTTCCTGGTCAAGCCGCTGCGTGCCGCCTCGCTCGCCGCGCGTCTCGCGCTGACGCCCGAAGTCGCCTCGCCCGATCTCGCACCCGAGCCTGTCGAGCCGGTTCCGGGCAAAACGCCCGCGGGCGGCCTCTCGGTCCTCGTCGCAGAGGACAACGAGATCAACGCACTGCTGATGCGGTCGCTGCTCACCAAGCTCGGCCATCGCGTCGTCATCGCCGTACACGGCGAGGCCGCGCTGGAATCCTGGCTTTCGGCGAGTTCGGCCGGTACGCCCTATGACCTGGTTCTGATGGATATCCAGATGCCGCAGCTCGACGGCATCGAGGCGACCAAACGCATCCGCGCCCACGAGGCCGCCACCGGCAGCCGGCACACGCCGATCCTCGCGCTGACCGCGAACACGCTGGTGGAAGATCGCTACGCCTGCTTCGAGGCAGGCATGAACGGATTTCTGATCAAGCCGCTCGATCGCGAGAAGCTGGACGAGGCGCTGGCGGGACTGGCAGCGGCGCGGCAGTTGGCGGTGTAGCCCGCGCTCTCTCCTTGCGGCTTACAGCCTTCTCAGCGCCACGCTCTCCACCGCGTGATCCGCGCCCTTCTTCAGGATCAGCGTCGCGCGCGGCCGCGTCGGCAGGATGTTGTCCTCG
The genomic region above belongs to Bradyrhizobium sp. CCBAU 53338 and contains:
- a CDS encoding AAA family ATPase — protein: MTGIDDEGADDPRHPEEHIAPVPRISVQAFCETEQTLAAVTAAGQDRRLAKAHLTAKSGGLAAAIEVYDTMPTPNVIVIESDGTRDILEGLDDLAGVCDPGTRVVVIGNPNDTAPYRELVRRGVNDYVVGPVETIDVVRSICSLFSASEAIITGRIIAVVGAKGGVGASTVAHNVAWTIARDLSLDSVVIDLDLAFGTAGLDYNQDPAQGIANAVLSPDRPDTALMERLLAKCTDHLSLLAAPATLDRVYDFGAEAFDAIFDTLRMTTPCIVLDVPHQWSAWTKRALVNADDIVIVAEPDLANLRNTKNMLSVLKAARPNDRPPLYCINQVGMHKRAEIDVKSFAKTMESQPLAVIPFDSKLFSAAANNGQMIAEVSKSHRTSELFQSMANRLAGRGEVKKPKRSLLGPLLKKLKGRAGRGSAPHRKAS
- a CDS encoding YifB family Mg chelatase-like AAA ATPase, which encodes MVQRVSTVAFEGIEARAVDVQVQVAPGLPAFAIVGLPDKAVSEARERVRSALIASGLALPARRITVNLAPADVPKEGSHYDLPIALGLMAAIGAIPPDALTGFTVLGELGLDGSIAAVAGVLPAAFGANLREEGLICPASCGSEAAWASPDIQIIAASSLIQIANHFKGTQVLSRPVPKVHEAATSLLDLRDIKGQESAKRALEIAAAGGHHLLMIGAPGAGKSMLAARLPSILPPLSPGELLEVSMIASVAGEIEGGALTSRRPFRSPHHSASMAALTGGGARAKPGEISLAHQGVLFLDELPEFDPRVLDSLRQPLENGEVSVSRANHRVTYPARFMLVAAMNPCRCGNAFEPGYACKRGRVDRCTGDYQARISGPLMDRIDLRIEVPAVTAADLILPPPAEGSAEVAARVASARDIQLARYAAAGLPQIRTNAEAPAAALEDIARPDAQGQKLLRDAAETMRLSARGYHRVLRVARTLADLDGAEKIGRLHLAEALSYRALAEDVRQLA
- a CDS encoding CpaD family pilus assembly protein; its protein translation is MTKTSDRRRNLRIALALTGLSVMLGACNTTGDVVTTQTVPTDYRMRHPIAVQEGKRSIVIFVGKARGGLSPAQAADVMGIARDWLREGTGSVVVDVPVDTANSRAAAATYREIRAVLGSGGVPSRVIVQHSYRPEDPGLLPTIRLSYSKITAVAGPCGLWPEDVGPSILDPGYNENRPYFNLGCATQRNLAAMIDNPADLEQPRAETPAYTARRDIAFDRYRKGNPTTTTYPEADKAKLSETGK
- a CDS encoding tetratricopeptide repeat protein, giving the protein MSKRSSLASFPARFLLPALAVLALGGCQTTSLEDVTGALGVSSKPDPAANADARPDMDGLRERYRAKPSDPDIALQYGRALREMGQRAQAVAVMEQAVLLHPSNKALLAGYGRALADNGNFQQAFDVLSRAHTPEDPDWHILSAQGAVLDQLGRNEEAQQYYATALKIVPDEPSVLSNLGLSYMLQNNLPRAEETMRRAYQRDSANPRVRANLALVLGLEGKQAEAETIVKADLPPDQAAAKVTALRQLLSKKQQQRAEK
- a CDS encoding ATP-binding protein, with amino-acid sequence MGRTFRIKVRMRRFRRQHPRIAFAIRSFMIFSATFGGAYGFVTGSRSENSGYDPNTFAIGASFLFALACLGLATLSMRLRFVNKRMKKLAAHNEALIDRNWELKEAEERARSLFESQGDLIVLRDHQGRITFANDAYCALAGQARSALVGTRFDFDVLEQGDSARESNGTRIHDQKITTPLGARWIAWREGFVRLDAGQPAELQSVGRDVTDRTETERALSDARDQADAANRAKSRFLAMASHEIRTPLNGIIGMGGLLLDTTLTPEQTTYARAVKTSGEALMALIEELLDYSKIEAGKLDLDQRPFALSTLIEEVTELLAPRAQAKQLEIAAYVDERLPLEVTGDAARLRQVLLNLAGNAIKFTASGGVALIVEPGIWPNEISFLVRDTGIGIAPEAQSRIFREFEQADDRVARTYGGTGLGLAISERIVKRMGGRITLESAPGKGSTFEVAIPLTLAQGEAGQTTFPSPDLAGKSILLVAEGIEASLIARRLERWGGQTCLVADAAVAEALLPERSWHAVLLDRALGPVVTDRLGAAARAHATQRLVLLTPSSRHEKLSPDFTGFLVKPLRAASLAARLALTPEVASPDLAPEPVEPVPGKTPAGGLSVLVAEDNEINALLMRSLLTKLGHRVVIAVHGEAALESWLSASSAGTPYDLVLMDIQMPQLDGIEATKRIRAHEAATGSRHTPILALTANTLVEDRYACFEAGMNGFLIKPLDREKLDEALAGLAAARQLAV
- a CDS encoding PilZ domain-containing protein, producing MLANRRRSERRVCSRLAKIHFGAGSLPRDCTITDISDGGVKVVAEFLEVPPQFTIIFAPDYSRQCRLRWRIGCEFGAEFTD